A stretch of DNA from Artemia franciscana chromosome 6, ASM3288406v1, whole genome shotgun sequence:
TACCagaatgcctaccagattttagttaaaaaaacaaaggtgcggcgatatgtatttcatagtgatgctgaaaaataaagaagaaaaagaaaactgaaaaaagaaaaaaggcaaaaaactaaaaaaaaactaaaaagaaaaaaactaaaaaataaaaaaaaatttaaaaaagaaaaaacctaaaaagaataaacgtaaaaaaataaaaataaataaaaaaaggtaaaaaactaaaaagaaagaaaaactggaaaaagctaaaaactaaaaaaaaactggacttgcacaaatatttcaatatattttgacaatagattaaagtaattcgaaaaccttaaaacagatacccaaatattgaggtttattataaattgttggagctttagcatgcttggcacgtaaagatttttcaaagtgtcaatgttagaatgaacattgacaaattgaagaaaacaaatcaataaaaagaagaaactaaaaaaaaggaaaaactaaaaaagaaaaaaactaagaaaagaaaaaactaaaaaagaaaaaaaaaactaaaaaagaaactgtatctatatatataaaaataagttgtatatatgcatgtttgtttgtctgtgggtttgcatttgacgtcattataagtatgtaATTTGGACATACCTTGGCCACGTCCTCCGTATGCCAGAGGATCGACTCCCGAATACAGTATATGATTGGCGTCCCGAGGGGAGGCGAAAAAGAGGTCGACCAAGACACACCTTACGACGACAGTACGACCGAGACCTGAGAAATGCGGAGTTGTCTCTTCAACCACAGTGGGAGGACGTCACGGCTGCAGCTCAGCTCCGAGATGTCTGGCGAGGTTTCGTAGACGCCCTATGAGCCATCtctggctctggaggatctaaggtctaaggtaatctatattcacaggtgggacacagggacacaactacaatggcgcgtaactaatatggcgcgtaacgacttacgcgcgcgcggggggggcttgggggggtggggggcgcaaagcgcccccaccaactaggtgttgcgcccccaacagctagtagttaataaaattatgttttctaGTCTTAGAGCTACATAATTAGAATTGTCTTTTGTATGATATCAGTTTTGTATTATATTCTAAGTATGCAAACAAGTATTGTCAAGTAAAAGCCATGATTCTCTTATTATTCAATGGACCTTTTTCATAGTAAGGCAACTAATTAAGTAGTCCTGCTGCATGCAATACAAGTTTTGTGTTGCATGCAAACACAGTTTTGAATGCACCTCATCCACCTAAATCTTTGCAAGTTTTACTTtatactccccccccctatgaagttttaatttcctctAGATTCTTTCTTACATCCTATTCTTGCCCATTTAGAAATGAGTTGCATTTTGCTGGGCCCCAGGTGGATATCAATTAGGTCGAGTCATGTGGCATAGGCATGTTAGCCTTTtttcactatagccctagaaagtgatAAACCCAAATAGTCCCTGTACAGCTTATTGTCTGAGAGATGGCCAGTCAAATGAATTTTATGCTATTTTCCTAAAAATGGTATAAACGTGCTCTAGAGGATGTGGTAACCCAATGTGTTGGCTATAAAGGGTTtgtaatatgtatttttgctGTAATATGTTGATTAGTTAATTGTGCTCTAACATGGAATAAAAACTCTGAAACATTGAGTTGTATTCCTTTTTTGTTGAAGATATTCTTAAGAaactttttgaataaaaagtcCTACTCATTTGGAAAATCTGTTTACACATTCAGTGGAATATGAGTTTTTCTCATAAACGTTTTATACATGCTTGCATATAAAGTTTAagctaataatattatatttagttttgatGTTTGTCTTGCTTAAAAACTTGAGCTGTGTAAACAAACCCTTCCTAGGCATCCTAGCAATTGATTTTGGTGAGGTAACTTGCAAAAAATTGTCTCTGCCTCTACTTTGTTCTGCAATTTCTAACTTctgaaaaacttgaaagaatGGGAGGTTCTCTGATTGTAGATGGGTTAAATAAGGTCTTAGTTTAATTCGATTTCTTTGGGAAGTGCAACCCAGGCCAGCGACCTTTATACCCCATTTTGGCAAACAAAAACCATGTTTAATCCCTGCTGGAATCTTAAACCATCTAATGCTAAATTGAATATTGACTTTGATTTCTAACTCGTACTATGTTGCCCTGAAAAACTGATAGGCTATCCGCTTAttgactcattttttcccatttttccatctcttcttttgctttgtttttcttctcaaAAGCTAACAAAAACGCTTCCAACAAAAGCTTCTCAAAAACGGTAAATTGCAATTGTGTGTCGGTTTGATCTGAAATATGGAAATTCTGAGGGCACTACATAAAATGTAATAGACATGGTAATATGTACAGTATAGAGGAAAATTGTGCCCATAAGAGTAGATTCAAAggatttttcaaggaaaaattaaagatatatgAGCTAAAGATGTTTGGTTTCGACCTTCACCGattcaaaattgttttcccTTCCTTCTTCCCTGAGACTCTAATAAGTGTTTGTGTACAAAATATCTATCTTCAGATGTTCCTGATATTGAAGCTATTATGTCAGAATGGATGGATGACGTTGGGAAGTCTCACGTTCGGGAAATGGCTGCTCATTATGGGGTTTACGAACATCTCTTTGGACCAAAGGCATTTTTTCTTCCTGAGGTTGAGCTGCAAGTAAAATATCATTCAGAAAATTCTTCAATGCCTGTTTACTATGGAAATGTAGTCAAACCTAAAGATgtaaggattttgtttttttctgaggcAAGATCGTGTAGAGAAAAAGATAgctttgcaatatttttttttccaccactCCTTCCTTTGAGttctttcttaaatttaaaacttgGTGGGCTCcttcttttgcaaaataaaatatatgatgATTCAATATCTTTGGGAAATATGTACCAGagatcaaaaattttagcctCTTCCTCTGAACTGTACTCTCCACAATATAAATCACCAGGACAGGTAATATGCACCATTACCTATTTATGTATTACTAATAGGTCCaatcttaagtttaattaaaCAGGCCTACCTTAAGGAAGGAACTAAATGGGCCTTgttcttaaagttttaaatttgatgcCAATTTTTTGAAACTAACACTTGAAAACGTACAATCACATATAACGTAATGAGTCCCTTCAAAGTCACAAAGAAGAGAAAGACAAATAACGAGAAATCAGTATTTTTATAACAATGAGATTTCTAATTCTGGCTATATTGGTAAGTTCTTCCTCTGTTACCGGTGTTAATAAGATAGATTTTTCAGAAAGCTTTACGAGGTATATACGATTATCACATTGACCATGGGGCGGGTTATGTTGGAGCTTGTTGGCTTGGAATTCTCCAATTAATCTGAAATATGAATTCATGTAGCCAGCAATTTCTAGCTCCCTTTCTATTATATTACCATGAGATTCCTTTATTTCGGATGGTGTTGAAGTTATTCGCGATCGACTTAAGCATGAATTGATTAGCTCCCAAGTTGTCTTTGATGACTTActtcattaaaacaaaataaaatttcgttttagcattacttattatttttgaaagtagatttttgtagtttttgaaagtttttttattttcttcacttAGGATTGACATTAATCTTTTGTAtagattgttattatttttgttttattgaggtCAAAAGGGAGGGCGATATCCATGGCTGAATTGGTTGATTATATTtctctttcgtttttttactcatcaaaagcagCGTTAAATTTTTCGGAGAAACAAGTCGTTTCAGAATTTACTTCTTcagcataaaaaaacacaagaccAATCAATAATATTCGATTTATCCTTCAAACAgtccatcttttttttattgattatcgTATGTGTTGTTTCTATTGCTTTTCTTGTCTGAAGCAAGTATTTTTCATCAGAAATTAGCGAAAAATTACCAGAAAAATCTGTTAGAACAACTTTTGAAGACGTAGCTGGTGTcgttaaaaatatgttgtcgATGAGAGTTGCGCTAGTTAGTGAAACACGCGTTGGGAATGTACATAAGGGAATCAAagttaaaagaccaaaaattcaACCTAATCATCCACGGATTATCGaaagaaaaacagcaatagACAGTTCTCTTGAATATGTCAACATTATTTTCATCGCAATTGAGAATCAAGGCTAATGTTCAAATGCTGCAGTGCTATCGGATGTCTCACAAGTCGAACGTTTCTACCCGTAAACCGACCTCCTCTCTATTCTTCCTCTGAGTATCCTTAGAAAAAGATGTTCGATGCATTTTCCGTTCAATATCAAAGTTGAAAAGAAACTGAACTGGAGACGCTGTTTTACCAGTACCGATTGCCCAAACCGGCTCATAGGCAATGACCACATTTTGCCATTGATTAGGCTTGATATTATCAGCAATTGCTTTCAGCTGACAGAAAACAACCTCCTCTGTCTTTCCACTTTCCCTCTTTTCGAGTTTTTCACCAATACATGGGATCACCTTCAACCCAGCTTCAAGGGCATGGCCAACCTTGACCCCAATTAGCTCATCAgattccccaaacacatttcTTCTCTCAGAATGACCTATGATGGCCCACTGAACTCCAACATCTTTGATCATTGCAGGACTAGTCTCTCCAGTAAATGCTCCTTTAGGAACCTTGTAGCAATTTTGTGCTGCCACACCAACTGATGATGGTAAAGTTTTTCTTACATGTTCCAAATAAATGGTAGGAGGAGCACACACAACCTCTGTGCTTGGGTCAAGATTTCCAGCAGTTAGGAAATTTATTATGTTTCCAATTTCCTGCTTATTTCCATTTAACTTCCAGTTTCCACCAACAAAGAAATTCCTTGGTGCAGACAACATttctaacaacaatttctactaagcttcgaacttttggttttcttttttaaagtttttgaattgctttaacccattgtcaaaatatattcaaatatttttgcaatcaccagttttttactctttaaacaatttaatactaaacctggttttagtccatttccaaaaagcatttgactTAGTTAACCACAAtatcctaattcgtttactacatgataactttgaaattgacccacttttagtaaatactagctgttggggtggcgcttcgcgccaccccaacacctagttggtggggcgcttcgcgcccccccaagcccccccgcgcgcgtaagtcgttacgcgccatattagttacgcgccattgtagttgtgtccctgtgtcccacctgtgaatatagatagatttatatatgtgtttcaaactacgtaaaaattgcgaatatacaacattcttggctttcccattgtctgtccatatacaaagccgtatgtactaataatgacgtcatatgcaaacgctctttttacaaacaaacaaacatgcatacacacaactcgtttttatatagatagatagatagatagatacaatataaattaactacgtaaaacttgtgaatatacaacagtcttcgctgtcccgttgtctgtgcgtataaatagattgtcaggtttaccgaccctcaaagatgcaacatacaattgtacattggtaaagcaatctgtattaagatctataccgcatttttctagtgattgcccttgagctttgttgatggtggttgcaaatgctaatcgaattgggaattgcaatcttttaaattgaaaaagcagatccgttggaatcatgggaatgcgaggaataagaacagcctcaccctcataaggccctgtcaagattgtggcctctattaggttttccattgttttttttttacggcaagtcgcgtgccattgcaaagctttggtgggttgatatttcttaaaagtattattggtacgcctatttttagttgtagcacgtgtggtggaaaccctgaaggatctatggaatttaaaaattcagatggataattaaccgcttcatttggttccgaaatacaaattaactgcgtaaaacttgcgaatatacaacattcttcgctgtccaattgtcgctgcatataaatagattgtcaggtttaccgaccctcgaacatgcaacgtacaattgtccatgggaaaaacaatcagtattaagatctataccacatttttctaatgattgaccttgagctttgttaatggtgattgcaaatgctaatcgaattgggaattgcaatcttttaaattgaaaaggcagatccgttggaatcatgggaatgcgaggaataagaacagcctcaccctcaaaaggccctgtcaagattgtggcctctattaggttttccattgttttttttacggcaagtcgagtgccattgcaaagctttggtgggcttatatttcttaaaagtattattggtacgcctatttttagttgtagcacgtgtggtggaaaccctgaaagatctatggaatttaaaaattcagatggataattaaccgcttcatttggttccaaaactgtgtcgactgacttgtaaaggactgcctggtctcgaatcttggtcaaaacaatattgttgatttcgtggacgtctatatttttgggtgcgagaatcgctctttcacttagccatttattatttttgtaattttttagaatattcggaaatactttttcaatcaattcatttttggacgtcactaaattacagaaatcagcaggtagttgtatacgtcctgaaattgagtctactgggagctttacgtttcccattgccagcaattgtctgaaaatgtttgaccagagtcatcgttttgcaatcggacacgcatatttgtagttaattttaatgtttttacgtgtgcccataaattagaatttttcaggcaagccaaacagcttcattactgcttatgtatcttccagcctgatattgtacgatttcatcgaaatctttgatttcgggctgcaagccaaaaactgccatgtcactgcctttgttgacgtatttacatatgtatttgattgcctttacggagttacagtattcaacgtttatgtgtgcattaaatgtttttgataataatggggaatatggaacaacccactggttatctacttcgatggtgtgTCTTCGATGAATAAAtgttttattcattattatatTGTCAGATTGTTTTCTAATGACGTCAAATTTGTTTTCTCaaactcttttgatgtatttctGTTCTTAAGGCTCCAAGATTATTTCATGTCTCTACATTGAATTATCTATCAAGCTGGGAATTCAGCGTTTCTACTTATTTCAAACTTATGGTAACAACTTGGAGGCGTGCAATGAAATGACAGAATCGGTTTTTCTTCACATGCATCATCACCATATTTTTCTCTaagttgtttttctgtttctttaaaATAT
This window harbors:
- the LOC136028189 gene encoding triosephosphate isomerase-like; this encodes MLSAPRNFFVGGNWKLNGNKQEIGNIINFLTAGNLDPSTEVVCAPPTIYLEHVRKTLPSSVGVAAQNCYKVPKGAFTGETSPAMIKDVGVQWAIIGHSERRNVFGESDELIGVKVGHALEAGLKVIPCIGEKLEKRESGKTEEVVFCQLKAIADNIKPNQWQNVVIAYEPVWAIGTGKTASPVQFLFNFDIERKMHRTSFSKDTQRKNREEVGLRVETFDL